In Actinomyces sp. zg-332, the following proteins share a genomic window:
- a CDS encoding universal stress protein: MPIVISYHGTPESNVALHAAYNAAKTMETELVVVLAAKTSEDDSRTLDTAQDTLWDLLKTMSVAYKVIRAKANVEIADSVLEVAREEDASLIFIGLAGRQGIKGQMVGVNAQKILLESICPVVTVTQHSSYIEGMDISQE, from the coding sequence ATGCCAATCGTAATTAGTTACCACGGAACACCTGAGTCTAATGTTGCTTTGCATGCTGCTTACAATGCTGCTAAGACCATGGAAACTGAATTAGTAGTAGTACTAGCTGCTAAAACTTCTGAAGATGACTCTCGTACTTTAGACACTGCTCAGGATACTCTTTGGGATTTGTTAAAAACTATGTCTGTGGCATACAAAGTTATTCGAGCAAAAGCTAACGTTGAGATTGCTGATAGCGTTCTTGAAGTTGCAAGAGAAGAAGATGCAAGTTTGATTTTTATTGGTTTGGCAGGTCGACAAGGCATAAAAGGTCAGATGGTTGGTGTAAACGCTCAAAAAATATTGTTAGAGTCAATTTGTCCTGTAGTAACTGTTACTCAGCATAGTAGTTATATTGAAGGAATGGACATTTCTCAAGAGTAA
- a CDS encoding RNA polymerase sigma factor codes for MTNKTTSRTKKTTKKIVNSSENELDSNLVLNDEEKTSKTPKTTKAKTVSKKKTAKNTSKEEVKEADQSTLEEIEEDVFKDDVDEQLPNEDEIDLNDEEILDLDDEDYDLDDETEIEDTEEDFEENEREEKEEKEEKFTNGFILSERDNSDEPVQQVTVAGATADPVKDYLKQIGKVALLNADQEVELAKRVEAGLYAEEKLRRESSEMPSKLRRELTMIVQDGQRAKNHLLEANLRLVVSLAKRYTGRGMLFLDLIQEGNLGLIRAVEKFDYVKGYKFSTYATWWIRQAITRAMADQARTIRIPVHMVEVINKLARVQRQMLQDLGREPTPEELAEELDMTPEKVVEVQKYGREPISLHTPLGEDGDSEFGDLIEDSEAVVPADAVSFKLLQEQLHRVLDTLSEREAGVVMMRFGLNDGQPKTLDEIGKVYGVTRERIRQIESKTMSKLRHPSRSQVLRDYLE; via the coding sequence GTGACAAATAAAACGACTTCTCGAACAAAAAAAACTACTAAAAAAATAGTGAATTCTAGTGAAAATGAACTAGATAGCAATCTAGTTTTAAATGATGAAGAGAAAACATCTAAAACCCCTAAAACCACAAAAGCTAAGACTGTATCTAAGAAAAAGACTGCTAAGAATACATCTAAAGAAGAGGTAAAAGAAGCTGACCAATCTACATTGGAAGAAATCGAAGAAGATGTTTTCAAAGACGATGTCGATGAGCAACTACCTAACGAAGATGAGATTGATTTAAACGATGAAGAAATCTTAGATCTAGATGACGAAGATTACGATTTAGATGATGAAACAGAAATAGAAGACACTGAAGAAGACTTTGAAGAAAACGAACGCGAAGAAAAAGAAGAAAAAGAAGAGAAATTTACAAACGGTTTCATTCTATCAGAACGAGATAATAGTGATGAGCCTGTACAACAAGTTACAGTAGCGGGTGCAACTGCTGATCCAGTTAAGGACTATTTAAAACAAATAGGTAAAGTTGCTCTTCTAAACGCTGATCAAGAAGTTGAATTAGCTAAAAGAGTTGAAGCTGGCTTGTATGCTGAAGAAAAATTACGTCGCGAAAGCAGCGAAATGCCTTCAAAGCTACGCCGTGAACTCACCATGATTGTTCAGGATGGACAAAGAGCTAAAAACCATTTACTAGAAGCTAACTTGCGTCTAGTTGTTTCTCTAGCTAAACGTTATACAGGACGAGGAATGCTTTTCCTAGACCTAATTCAAGAGGGAAACCTAGGTCTAATTCGTGCTGTTGAAAAATTCGACTACGTAAAAGGGTATAAGTTCTCAACGTATGCTACTTGGTGGATACGTCAAGCAATTACACGTGCGATGGCTGATCAGGCTCGTACGATTCGTATACCAGTACATATGGTTGAAGTTATCAACAAACTTGCTCGAGTTCAAAGACAAATGCTACAGGATTTAGGTCGTGAACCTACACCTGAGGAACTAGCTGAAGAACTAGATATGACACCTGAAAAGGTAGTTGAAGTACAAAAGTATGGGCGTGAACCAATTTCTCTACACACTCCACTGGGTGAAGATGGAGATAGTGAATTTGGTGACTTGATTGAGGATTCAGAGGCTGTAGTTCCAGCTGATGCAGTTTCTTTCAAATTATTGCAAGAACAGTTACACCGTGTTTTGGATACCTTATCAGAACGTGAAGCAGGCGTAGTTATGATGCGTTTTGGTCTAAACGATGGACAACCTAAGACTTTGGACGAAATTGGTAAAGTCTACGGTGTTACACGTGAACGTATCCGTCAGATTGAGTCAAAGACTATGTCTAAACTACGTCACCCATCAAGATCTCAAGTTTTGCGTGATTACTTAGAATAG
- a CDS encoding DNA gyrase/topoisomerase IV subunit B → MTDKPSDYSARHLQILEGLEAVRKRPGMYIGSTDQRGLMHCLWEIIDNAVDEALEGYCKNILVTLHKDRSVTVEDDGRGIPIDIVPQVGLTGVEVVFTKLHAGGKFGGGTYASSGGLHGVGASVVNALSTRLNVEVDRGGKTYAMAFCRGESGIFDDSKGILANNPFTPFIDESELNVVGKTPRKKTGTRIRFWADTQIFPENIDFSYEDLLARARQTTFLIPGLCISVVDDRKEEQQSESFKYDGGVVDFVDFLSHDGPITDIWKIEGNGTYTETVQQLDKKGHLQPVEVERNCEVECALRWTKGYDTDIKSFVNIIATPKGGSHLTGFELALTKHFRTYIEKNARKFKVSPKDPKIEKDDVLAGMVAVVTVRIPEPQFEGQTKEILGTPQARSVVNSVVTSFLKEKFASKSRDDKQQISVLAEKVVGEMKARVSARINKEITRRKTALETSTLPAKLADCSSKDVSTSELFIVEGDSALGTAKSARSSKFQALLPIRGKILNVQKASISDMLSNAECASIIQVIGAGSGRSFEIENARYGKVILMTDADVDGAHIRTLLLTLFFRYMRPMIEQGRVYAAVPPLHRVEIMASGRKKKEIVYTYSEEELHAVLAKLKKSGRKYKEPIQRYKGLGEMDADQLAETTMDPALRTLRRITIADEEQVRKAEEVFELLMGTTVAPRKDFIVDNSHKFDRNKIDA, encoded by the coding sequence ATGACCGATAAGCCTTCAGACTACTCAGCTAGACACTTACAGATTCTTGAAGGTTTAGAAGCTGTACGCAAAAGACCAGGAATGTATATTGGTTCCACAGATCAGCGTGGACTTATGCATTGCTTATGGGAAATTATTGATAATGCAGTTGATGAAGCCTTAGAAGGATATTGTAAGAATATACTAGTTACTCTGCATAAAGATCGTTCAGTAACTGTTGAAGACGACGGGCGTGGAATACCTATTGATATAGTTCCACAAGTTGGACTAACAGGTGTTGAAGTAGTATTCACTAAATTGCACGCAGGTGGTAAGTTTGGTGGAGGTACTTACGCTTCTTCCGGTGGTTTGCATGGCGTTGGTGCGTCTGTAGTAAATGCTTTGTCTACACGTTTAAACGTTGAAGTAGACAGGGGCGGAAAAACTTATGCTATGGCTTTTTGTAGGGGAGAGTCTGGAATATTTGACGATTCAAAAGGAATTTTGGCAAATAATCCATTTACACCTTTCATCGATGAAAGTGAACTTAATGTTGTAGGTAAAACCCCACGTAAAAAAACTGGTACTAGAATACGTTTTTGGGCAGATACTCAAATTTTTCCTGAAAATATAGATTTCTCTTACGAAGATTTGCTGGCTAGGGCCAGACAAACAACTTTCCTTATTCCTGGTTTATGTATATCTGTAGTTGATGATAGAAAAGAAGAACAACAAAGCGAATCGTTTAAATACGATGGTGGTGTTGTAGACTTTGTAGACTTTTTGAGTCACGACGGTCCAATCACAGATATCTGGAAAATTGAAGGTAACGGCACATATACTGAAACTGTTCAGCAACTAGATAAAAAAGGACATTTACAACCAGTAGAAGTTGAAAGAAACTGTGAAGTAGAATGTGCTTTAAGATGGACTAAAGGTTATGACACAGATATAAAGTCTTTTGTAAACATTATTGCAACGCCTAAAGGTGGCTCACATTTAACAGGATTTGAACTAGCTTTAACAAAGCACTTTAGAACATATATTGAAAAGAATGCTCGTAAATTCAAAGTAAGTCCTAAAGATCCTAAAATTGAAAAAGACGATGTGCTAGCAGGAATGGTAGCTGTTGTTACAGTTCGTATACCTGAGCCACAGTTTGAAGGACAAACTAAAGAAATATTAGGTACTCCTCAGGCTAGATCTGTTGTAAATAGTGTTGTAACTAGCTTTTTAAAAGAAAAATTTGCATCTAAATCTCGTGATGATAAACAACAAATTTCTGTTTTGGCTGAAAAAGTTGTTGGAGAGATGAAAGCTAGAGTCAGCGCTAGAATAAATAAAGAAATAACTAGGCGTAAAACAGCTCTTGAAACTTCTACTTTACCAGCAAAACTGGCTGATTGCTCTTCAAAGGATGTTAGTACATCTGAACTGTTTATTGTCGAAGGAGACTCAGCACTAGGTACTGCGAAGTCAGCAAGATCTTCCAAATTCCAAGCATTACTGCCTATACGAGGAAAAATATTGAATGTTCAGAAAGCCTCGATTAGTGATATGCTTTCAAACGCAGAATGTGCTTCTATTATACAAGTAATCGGAGCTGGTTCAGGGCGTTCATTTGAGATTGAAAACGCTAGATATGGAAAAGTCATTTTGATGACAGATGCTGATGTTGATGGAGCTCATATTCGAACGCTACTTTTGACTTTATTTTTCCGCTATATGCGTCCAATGATTGAGCAGGGAAGAGTCTATGCTGCTGTTCCTCCTTTACATAGAGTAGAAATAATGGCTTCTGGTCGTAAGAAAAAAGAAATCGTTTACACTTATTCTGAAGAAGAACTACATGCTGTATTGGCAAAGCTGAAAAAGAGTGGACGTAAGTACAAAGAACCTATTCAGCGATACAAAGGTTTAGGTGAAATGGATGCCGATCAGCTTGCTGAGACAACTATGGATCCAGCTCTTAGAACACTTCGTAGGATTACCATTGCTGATGAAGAGCAAGTTCGTAAAGCTGAAGAAGTGTTTGAGCTGCTTATGGGAACTACCGTTGCTCCACGTAAAGATTTTATTGTAGATAATTCACATAAGTTTGATCGTAATAAAATTGATGCATAG
- a CDS encoding polyprenyl synthetase family protein, with protein sequence MKQIESYITDRLNATKELLLESLLEVQNSYPNSELLEEFLYPAKNNLLKGKFIRPKMCLLGSMSNITNGSFSNSYVSDFSLTHLCTAIELYHLSALIHDDIIDNTDTRRSNPATHIYFSNFHKKNFINTSAEKYGINAAILLGDLLLSKSFEHIQKINISNLDTYRNVIQYFTEITKEVAIGQYYDLYASNQQADKNYLLNKDIIKNILISKTAHYTVTKPFILGNKISGNSNTNIEKITQALVSWGIAFQMKDDELGIFGNRTKTGKPAGIDLIEEKKTLLLAFTLENLSIADRKEVIKVLPTLKEKNPIEQAELIENIKKQIVNSGAYYIHETKMKDYYNKGYSILKDLNINEEVKKYLLDFGQSLIEREG encoded by the coding sequence ATGAAACAAATAGAAAGTTATATTACAGATAGATTAAACGCAACTAAAGAGCTTTTATTAGAGTCTTTGTTGGAAGTACAAAATTCATATCCTAATTCTGAGTTATTGGAAGAGTTTTTGTATCCAGCTAAGAATAACTTATTAAAAGGTAAATTTATAAGACCTAAAATGTGTTTACTGGGCAGTATGAGTAATATAACTAATGGTAGTTTTTCTAACAGTTACGTAAGTGATTTTTCATTAACTCATTTATGTACTGCTATAGAACTATACCATTTGTCAGCGCTGATACACGATGACATCATCGATAATACTGATACTAGACGTTCCAATCCTGCAACTCATATTTATTTTTCCAATTTTCACAAAAAGAATTTTATAAACACTTCTGCTGAAAAATATGGAATAAATGCGGCAATTTTATTGGGAGATTTATTACTGTCAAAATCTTTCGAACACATACAAAAAATAAATATATCGAACCTAGATACTTATAGAAACGTTATACAATATTTTACAGAAATTACTAAAGAAGTAGCCATAGGACAGTACTACGATTTATATGCTAGCAACCAACAAGCTGATAAAAATTACCTACTAAATAAAGATATAATAAAAAATATATTAATTTCTAAAACAGCTCATTATACTGTTACCAAGCCTTTTATACTTGGTAATAAAATCTCAGGCAACTCTAATACCAATATAGAAAAAATTACTCAAGCACTAGTTTCATGGGGAATAGCTTTCCAGATGAAAGATGATGAGCTTGGAATATTTGGAAATCGAACTAAAACAGGAAAACCAGCCGGAATTGATTTAATTGAAGAAAAGAAAACTTTACTTTTAGCATTTACTCTAGAAAATTTGAGCATTGCAGATAGAAAAGAAGTTATAAAAGTATTACCTACATTGAAAGAAAAAAATCCTATAGAACAAGCCGAATTAATTGAAAACATCAAAAAACAGATAGTCAATTCTGGAGCATATTATATTCATGAAACTAAAATGAAAGATTATTACAACAAAGGATATTCTATTCTAAAAGATTTAAACATTAACGAAGAAGTAAAAAAGTACTTATTAGACTTTGGGCAATCTTTAATAGAACGTGAAGGATAG